A section of the Deltaproteobacteria bacterium genome encodes:
- the aroF gene encoding 3-deoxy-7-phosphoheptulonate synthase codes for MVIIMEPHASPAQIEAVVRHAERLGLRAHLSPGAERTIIGLVGDGRLLDPPEFTMLEGVSNAVRVLEPYKLASRHSRPEGTRFPVGAVTAGGAELLLIAGPCSVESREQILETAHAVKEAGATALRGGAFKPRSSPYAFQGMGLEGLKLLAEAREATGLPVVTEVMGIEEIAPVVEYADVLQIGARNMQNFNLLKAVGQCRKPVLLKRGLMSTLEELLMSAEYILAQGNAQVMLCERGIRTFETYTRNTFDINAIPVLKHRTHLPVIADPSHATGQWQLVAAASRAAVAAGADGLIVEVHPAPERALSDGPQSLKPERFAELVREVRAVARAVGRNA; via the coding sequence ATGGTCATCATCATGGAGCCCCACGCCTCGCCCGCGCAGATCGAGGCCGTGGTGCGGCACGCCGAGCGCCTGGGCCTGCGCGCCCACCTGAGCCCGGGCGCCGAGCGGACGATCATCGGCCTGGTCGGGGACGGGCGACTGCTCGACCCCCCGGAGTTCACGATGCTCGAGGGGGTCTCGAACGCGGTGCGCGTGCTGGAGCCCTACAAGCTGGCGAGCCGCCACAGCCGGCCCGAGGGAACGCGCTTCCCCGTCGGTGCGGTGACCGCCGGAGGGGCCGAGCTCCTGCTCATCGCCGGGCCCTGCTCGGTCGAGAGCCGCGAGCAGATCCTCGAGACCGCGCACGCCGTCAAGGAAGCGGGGGCCACGGCGCTCCGGGGCGGGGCGTTCAAGCCGCGCAGCTCGCCCTACGCGTTTCAGGGGATGGGGCTCGAGGGGCTCAAGCTCCTCGCCGAGGCGCGCGAGGCCACCGGGCTGCCGGTCGTGACCGAGGTGATGGGGATCGAGGAGATCGCGCCGGTCGTCGAGTACGCGGACGTGCTGCAGATCGGCGCGCGGAACATGCAGAACTTCAACTTGCTCAAGGCCGTCGGCCAGTGCAGAAAGCCCGTGCTCCTCAAGCGCGGCCTGATGAGCACGCTCGAGGAGCTCCTGATGAGCGCCGAGTACATCCTGGCGCAAGGCAACGCGCAGGTGATGCTCTGCGAGCGCGGCATTCGAACCTTCGAGACCTATACCCGCAACACCTTCGACATCAACGCCATCCCCGTGCTGAAGCATCGCACGCACCTGCCGGTGATCGCGGACCCGAGCCACGCCACGGGGCAGTGGCAGCTCGTGGCCGCCGCCTCGCGCGCCGCCGTCGCCGCGGGCGCGGACGGACTCATCGTCGAGGTGCACCCGGCCCCGGAGAGGGCTCTCTCCGATGGGCCGCAATCGCTCAAACCCGAACGCTTCGCCGAGCTGGTGCGCGAGGTGCGCGCCGTGGCCCGTGCCGTGGGGAGGAACGCCTGA
- the aroH gene encoding chorismate mutase: MRGVRGATTAEENTAAAIVEAARELLSTLLKANQIQAQDVASIFFTSTADLTSAFPAQAARELGYSDTPILCSQELPVPGALPRCIRVLLHWNTARRADEIKHVYLRDAVRLRPDRRWPR, translated from the coding sequence ATGCGGGGGGTACGGGGCGCCACGACCGCCGAGGAGAACACGGCAGCGGCGATCGTGGAGGCCGCGCGCGAGCTCCTCTCGACCCTCCTCAAGGCGAATCAGATCCAGGCCCAGGACGTGGCGAGCATCTTCTTCACCTCGACGGCTGACCTCACCTCGGCCTTCCCGGCGCAGGCGGCCCGCGAGCTCGGCTACTCCGACACCCCGATCCTCTGCAGCCAGGAGCTGCCCGTCCCGGGCGCGCTCCCGCGCTGCATCCGCGTCCTTCTGCACTGGAACACGGCCCGACGCGCCGACGAGATCAAGCACGTCTATCTGCGCGACGCGGTACGGCTCCGCCCGGACCGCCGCTGGCCGCGCTGA
- a CDS encoding NAD(P)-dependent oxidoreductase: MTAIPTAREGATPEFAPLKPALSRDEALAEASRCLFCYDAPCTRACPTQIDVPAFIKKIASGNLKGSARTILEANVLGYSCARVCPTEVLCEGACVLHDLHKRPIAIGQLQRYATEPVVRGRQALFRAAPSNGRRVAVVGAGPAGLSCAAELVRAGYAVQVYEAAAQAGGLNTVGVADYKLDRDAALAEVAWVESLGVTVQCGTRVGVDLPFERLLADHAAVFVGVGLGAVPPLGIPGEGLSGVRDVLEFIAELKTRPKAEVSLAGRRVAVLGGGNTAIDGVTQASRLGAAKVYLVYRRGPAQMPAYAHEVELARLDGVELVFCAQPVAVLGETRVEGLRCQRTRVNASGSAEPIPGETFELPVELVLRATGQEKRRAFWSAIPSLSLDARGCVAVDAEGRTSHPQVWAGGDCANGGKEVVNAVAEGKRAARSIHRVLEEG, translated from the coding sequence ATGACGGCAATCCCCACCGCGCGCGAGGGTGCGACCCCCGAGTTCGCGCCGCTCAAGCCCGCTCTGAGCCGCGACGAGGCGCTCGCCGAGGCGAGCCGCTGCCTCTTCTGTTACGACGCGCCCTGCACGCGAGCCTGTCCGACGCAGATCGACGTGCCGGCCTTCATCAAGAAGATCGCCTCGGGGAACCTGAAGGGCTCCGCGCGCACGATCCTGGAGGCGAACGTCCTCGGCTACTCGTGCGCGCGCGTCTGCCCGACGGAGGTGCTCTGCGAGGGGGCCTGCGTCCTGCACGACCTGCACAAGCGGCCGATCGCGATCGGTCAGCTGCAGCGGTACGCGACCGAGCCCGTGGTCCGGGGGCGGCAAGCGCTCTTTCGGGCGGCGCCCTCCAACGGTCGTCGCGTGGCGGTGGTGGGCGCGGGTCCGGCGGGCCTCTCGTGCGCCGCCGAGCTCGTGCGCGCGGGCTACGCGGTGCAGGTCTACGAGGCCGCGGCGCAGGCGGGCGGCCTGAACACCGTCGGGGTCGCGGACTACAAGCTGGACCGCGACGCGGCGCTCGCCGAGGTGGCGTGGGTCGAGAGCCTCGGCGTGACCGTGCAGTGCGGCACGCGGGTCGGGGTGGACCTCCCCTTCGAGCGGCTGCTCGCGGACCACGCCGCGGTCTTCGTCGGCGTGGGGCTCGGCGCGGTGCCGCCGCTCGGCATCCCGGGCGAGGGGCTGTCCGGCGTGCGGGACGTGCTCGAGTTCATCGCCGAGCTCAAGACGCGACCCAAGGCGGAGGTCTCGCTGGCCGGCCGGCGCGTGGCGGTGCTCGGCGGAGGGAACACCGCCATCGACGGCGTCACGCAGGCCTCTCGCCTCGGGGCGGCCAAGGTCTACCTCGTCTACCGCCGCGGCCCGGCGCAGATGCCGGCCTACGCGCACGAGGTCGAGCTGGCCCGGCTCGACGGGGTCGAGCTGGTCTTCTGCGCCCAGCCCGTCGCGGTGCTCGGCGAGACGCGCGTCGAGGGGCTGCGCTGCCAGCGGACCCGGGTTAACGCAAGCGGGAGCGCCGAGCCCATCCCCGGCGAGACCTTCGAGCTGCCCGTCGAGCTCGTGCTCCGCGCGACGGGGCAGGAGAAGCGGCGGGCCTTCTGGTCGGCCATCCCGTCGCTCTCCCTCGACGCGCGGGGTTGCGTGGCGGTGGACGCCGAGGGGCGCACGAGCCACCCGCAGGTGTGGGCCGGCGGGGACTGTGCGAACGGCGGCAAGGAAGTGGTGAACGCGGTGGCCGAGGGGAAGCGCGCCGCACGGAGCATCCACCGCGTGCTGGAGGAAGGCTGA
- a CDS encoding prephenate dehydrogenase, with protein MWTRALKQERVCVVGLGLMGGSLALAIRDDVAKLSAIEPDEGTRSQAAALGLLDDASAELGDLLGEATIVVLAAPVRTNLRLLPELPEFLAPGTLVLDVGSTKRATIAAMDELPQELLAVGGHPMCGKERAGFGAADSELFAEKTFVLCDSERTTPEAEAKAEALVGALGARPLWMDAATHDAAVATVSHLPYALSAALVAATDGLREEGQALIASGFRDTSRVAGSDPRMIADILVTNADLLLPVLARARGALDELVRRIEAEDPEALAAHLGSVQRRWHQLNRRS; from the coding sequence ATGTGGACGCGCGCGCTGAAGCAAGAGCGGGTGTGCGTGGTGGGGCTCGGACTGATGGGGGGCTCCCTCGCGCTGGCCATTCGAGACGACGTGGCGAAGCTGAGCGCCATCGAGCCCGACGAAGGAACCCGGTCGCAGGCCGCGGCGCTCGGCCTGCTCGATGACGCGAGCGCGGAGCTCGGCGACCTGCTCGGCGAGGCGACCATCGTGGTGCTCGCCGCGCCGGTGCGCACGAACCTCCGGCTGCTCCCCGAGCTCCCCGAGTTCCTCGCCCCCGGTACGCTGGTCCTCGACGTCGGCAGCACCAAGCGCGCGACGATCGCGGCGATGGACGAACTCCCCCAGGAGCTCCTCGCGGTGGGCGGGCACCCGATGTGCGGCAAGGAGCGAGCGGGCTTCGGCGCCGCCGACTCGGAGCTCTTCGCCGAGAAGACCTTCGTCCTCTGCGACAGCGAACGCACCACCCCCGAGGCGGAGGCGAAGGCCGAGGCGCTCGTGGGGGCCCTCGGCGCTCGCCCCCTGTGGATGGACGCGGCGACGCACGACGCGGCAGTGGCCACCGTGAGCCACCTCCCCTACGCCCTGTCGGCGGCGCTCGTGGCGGCCACCGACGGGCTCCGCGAGGAGGGGCAGGCGCTGATCGCGTCGGGCTTTCGGGACACCTCGCGGGTGGCCGGCAGCGATCCGCGGATGATCGCCGACATCCTGGTCACGAACGCCGACCTCCTGCTCCCCGTGCTCGCTCGCGCGCGCGGCGCCCTCGACGAGCTGGTGCGCCGGATCGAGGCGGAGGACCCGGAGGCACTCGCGGCCCACCTCGGGTCGGTGCAGAGGCGGTGGCACCAGCTCAACCGCCGTTCATGA